The Novosphingobium terrae genome segment AATCGTCGAACCAGCTCTTGCTGGCGATGTAGCGCGGCTGGCCTTTCAGCGTCATGCCGAAATGGGTCAGCAGCCGCGTGTAGACCTGCATGTAGCGGCGCGGCGACACGGTTTCGAGCGGAATGCACAGCGCCTTGAAGCCGTAAAGCAGCAGGCGGGAGAAGCCGCGACGCAGCAGGCGCATATCAGGCCTTTCCTGAGGTGAAGATGCGGCGATAGGCCTCCGCCACCGCCTCGGGCGTCATGGCCCGCAGCCGTTCATGGGCATGGGCCAGCGGGGCGGTGTCTTCCATCTGCGCCATGGCGGCCTCGATTCCCTCGGCCACGGCCTGCGGATTGTCCCGGTCGGCCACCAGATAGGGATAATCGCCGCCCAGCAGCTCGCGATGCTCGGGAATGTCAGAGGCGACCACCAGCCGGTGTGCGCCCACGCTTTCCAGCATCACATTGGGCAGGCCTTCATGATGGCTCATGCTGACCACCAGGCCCGAGGCATGGATCTGGTCGATCACATCCTTGCGGAAACCGAGGAAGGCGATGCGATCCTGAAGGCCCTTCTCGCGCACCAGCGCCTGCAGGCTTTCGGCCTCGCTGCCGCCGCCGATCACCGCGAACTCCAGGTCCGGGTGGCGCCCGGCCAGCAGGATGAAGGCCTCCACCACGGTGCGGGCGTTCTTCTGCGGCTCCAGCCGGCCGATGGTGACGATGCGCCGGGGGCGCCCGGGCGCCACCGCGCCGATCCGCGCGTCAACGATGTTGGAGACGACATGCAGCGCCCCGCCCGCCCCGGCCTGCCGCCAGTAATCGGCGCCCTTGGCCGAGTTGGCGATCACATCCTCGGCATGGCGGCCCAGCATGCGGCGCAGGATGTAGCGCGGATCGGCGGGGTAGGAGGAATCGCGCTCGGCCATGATCCAGCGCAGGCGCGGGCTCAGGCGGCGGGTGAAAAAGCCGATGACATCGGCGCCATGCAGCCAGGTCATCATGATCTGCGCGTCGATCTGCTTCACGATGCGGCGCAGCGCCAGAATGTTGCGCGGATCATAGTTGGAGCGCACCGGCATATGGATCACCCGCAAGCCGTCGCGCTGCAGCAGATCCTCATGCACGCCGCCATGGAAATGGACCAGTGTGATGTCCAGCCCCACATCGTGGCGCAGCTGGTTGAGCAGGAAGATGCACTGCTTCTGCGCGCCCCCGTCGCTGAAGGCGGGGATGACGAAGCACAGCCGCAGGGGCCCGGCTGCGGAGGAGGGACGGCTCATGCCGGATGCCCGTATTTGCGCAGATAATAGTCGCGCTTGGCGGCCTCATCGAGCGATTTGGTGTCCTCGGCGCTTTGCAGCGCCCCCTCGCGATAGGCGTCGAGCGATTTGATCACCCGCGCGGGAATGCCCACCGCCACGCTGTTGGAAGGAATATCGCGCGACACGATCGAGCCCGCGCCGATCACCACATTGTCGCCGATGGTCACCCCCGGCAGGATGATCGCGCCATAGCCGATGAAGACATTGCTGCCGATGGTGATCGGCTTGATGATATCGACCTGCGGATAGCCGGGGCGCAGCACCCAGACCCCGCCGTCATGCGTTTCGAAGCGCACCTTGGTGGCGCTGACCCGGTCACCCATGGTGATGAGATAGGGCTCGGTCGAGAAATCGACATTGATCAGCCGGCACCCCTGCCCCATGCGCACGCCCAGCTTGCGGGCATAGGCTTCCGGCGCGAGACGTTTCTGGATGGCGGCCTGAATCTGGCTGAAAAGGCTCATGACGCGGGTCCTTGCGGGGTGGCGCGGGGAATGGGGGTGGCCGGCAGCGGGCGGCGCGGTATGCGCGGCGGGACCGGCAGCGGCGCGGCCATCGGCATCGGGGTCATGCGATCGACCTCCGCCTCCATCTGCGACAGCTTGCGGTTGCGGATAAACTGGCCGATCAGCATGCCGAAGGCCACGGTGAAGGGCCGGATCTGGTAGAAATCCATGATCGAGAGCGATGAGATCACCATCGTCACGATGAAGAAGCGCAGATTGTCGCCCTGCAGCCCCTGCAGGCGGATCAGCACGCTGGCCCGGCTCTCCCGGATGTAGATCACCAGCAGGCTGATCGCCACCAGCACCGGATAGGTCACGCCGAATTCGGTGCCCCATTCGATCCAGCTGTTCTGGCTGACCGCGACCAGATCGCCCCGGCTCACCAGCTCGCCGATCACATCGAGGCCATAGCCGGTGAAGGGCCGCTCCGAGATCAGGGTCATGAATTGCGAAATGGCCCGCACGCGCAGCTGGCTGCTCTCATCGGCATGGCTGCCATCGGCGAAGACCGCCGCCAGCAGGCCGGTGAAGCGGTCCATCATCGCATTGGAGCCGCTGCTGAGCGAATGGGATTTGACCACCAGCGCCGCCGCCCCCGCCGCCAGCAACAGCGGCAGCAGCACCATGGCGATGCGGATATAGGCCGGGCGGTTGGCCAGCGCCCTCAGCGCCACCCAGCCCAGCACCAGCGCCATCATGATCAGCGAGGTGCGCGACTGGGTGAGGAAGATCAGATAAGCCGCGATGAGGTTGAAGATCAGGAAGGGCAGCGTCACCCTGCGCGCCTGCACCGCCACCACGAAGACCGCCAGAAACACCGCATAGGCCGCCGTGTTGAAGATGCCGAAAAAGCCCATAAAGCGGTCGAGCGTCAGCGACTTGCTGATGACGCTGGCGGAGAAATCCAGCACAAGCATGGTGAACTGGTAGTTGGTGGCATTGCTGACGAATTCGCCCGCGATCACCAGCGCGGCCAGATAGTAGAACCAAGTGATCCTTCGGCTGTCCAGCACATAGCCGAAAATCACCGCATTCAGGAAAATCGCCGAGAAGGAGAGGTTGAAGGCGATCCAATAGCCCAGCTGTGGCATCTTGATCTGCCGCGCGGCCAGCAGGATGGCCAGATAGAGCAGCGGCGCGATATAGCCGACCAGCAGCGTGCCCCAGGCCGAAAAATCGCCCAGCACCGTCACCGCGATCCGCGGATTGAGCGCCACATAAAGGATCGAGAGCAGGCCAAAGGCCGCCGAGACGACCATCAGGCTGGGCGCATGCCCCAGAACGCCAAGCGCACCGTAAAGCGCGCAGAAATTGGCCATCAGCACGATGAAGCCGATGATGTTGCCCCGCCCGACCGGACGCGCCACCACGGGGCGCCCGTCGGCTGTCAGCTCGGCTTGGGCGGCGCGCGCCTCGGCGGCTTGCGCGACAGCGGCGGCCCGCCTCAGGGCATGGGTGCCTGCTTCGCTGCCCATTGTCGGATTGCCGTCTGCCATGATTGCGATCCCTGTCTGTGTCAGATCCGGCGGCGTGCCATTGCCAGCACCTGCGCTCTGGTCTGAGGGGAAAGGATGACCAGCAGCGACACCGTGACGCTCAGCGCCAGTGCCGCCACGGCGGAGAGCAGCAGCCCGCCCCAACCCGCCGGTTGCCACCAGCGCGACAGTGCATAGCTCGCCGCCACGATGGCCAGCATGCCCGCCATGCCGCGCAGGTCAACCCGTGCCTCGGGGATCAGCTGGCGCACCTGTCGCGGAAACAGCACGTTCAGCGGCAAACGGCCCACCACCAGCCCGATGAAGATCGCGGCGATCGCATGCGTCAGCAAATAGAACAGCGCCGCCAGCCCGACCGAGAGCGCCGCCGCCACGCTGCCCGTGATCACCTTGCCCGCGATCTTGAGCCCCACATCCTGGATCTGCGCATCGAAGCGCACCAGCGCCAGCTGCACCATCACCAGCACCATGGCGATGTTGGTTTCCGGCCCCAGGAAAAAGCGGCTGCCCGCCCAGACCGAGACAAAAGCGGCATTGCACAGGATCAGCCCGGCTGCCGCCACCGAGGCGATGGCCAGCAGCGCCTGCCGCGTGGCGGCATAGAGTTGCGCCGCCTCGGCCTGCTGCCCAGCCCCCACCATGGCGCCCAGACGCGGGGTGACGGCGCTGCCGGTCATCAGGCAGATCGAGATGGCGAATTGCGTGACATAGCTGGTGAAGGTGTAGCGCGTCACCGCATCGGGCCCGACCAGATAGCCGATCAGCAGCACCTCGCTCGACAGCATGAACATCTGCACCAGCGACCACACCATGGTCCAGTTGCTGAAACCGAAGACGCGCTTCACATCCGCCCTGGAAGGCCGCCGCACGCCCCACCACGAGACATAGCGCCGCGCCACCGCCAGAGCGACGATGCCGGTCAGCAGCGAGCCGCCCAGCGTCGCCGCGCCCAGCCCGACGATGCCCATGCCCGCCGCGCCCGCCAGCACCATGGCGGCATTGCTCAGCACGAGGAAGGTGGTGGTCACGACATAGGAGCGGAAGCCCTGATTGGTGCCCGCCAGCACGGAATCGGGAATGCCCAACAGCGCGGTCAGCACCACATTCATCGCCAGCAGCCCCGCTGCCATCCGCGCCGTGCCATAAAGCTGCGGCGGCACATCCTTGATCAGATGCGGCAGGGCAAAGATGGCAATGGCCACGCCCGTCAGCAGGAAGGGCAGCCAGATCATCCAGATGGCGATGGCCGCGCCCACCTCGCGCTGCTTCGCCTCGGTATCGTCCTGAAGCGCGCGATGGGCCAGAATCCATTTCAGTGCCTGTGTCGCGCGGCCATCGGCCACCGAGGTCAGATCGAGAATGCGCAGGCAGGAGCGCCAGATGCCGAATTGCTGCGAGCCGATAAAGCGCACCAGCAGCGGGTTGGCGACCAGCCCCACCAGCGCCAGCACGATGAAATTGGCATAAAGCGTGATGGCGTTGAGTTTGGTGTTGCTCAGGCGGGGCATGGGGCACTCTGCGCGAGAGGGGGGGCGGTGAGCAGCGAGGGGATCACGGCACGGGCCGCCTCATGCCGCACGCCATAGCGGGCCAGCCGGGCGGCGCGTGTGTCGCCTTCCGGCAGGGTGTTGATCCAGACGGTGACGGCGGCCACGAAATCCTGATCCTGAGGCACGATCAGATCGTCACTCAGGCGCTGATTGGCGATGCAGCCGCGGTCATAGCTGGCAAAGCGGCATCCGGCGGCCTGCGCCTCGAACAGCACGGTGGGCTGGGCTTCGTTCACATAGCGGGTGGGGAAGATGAAGATGTCGATGTCGCGGTAGAAACGGTCTTTCTCCGCGCCATAGAGCGCGCCGCGATAGTCCAGCCTGCCTTGCAGATCGGCTACAGCCTGCTCCACCGCCGCCTTGTCCTCGGCCAGAGCGATCGGCCCGGCCAGCACACCGCGCAGATCAGGGGTGGCCCGAAGCAGATCGAGGAAAAGATAGAGCCCCTTCTCCCGCGTCAGATTGCTGAGATGGCCCAGCACGGGCTGCTCGCGCTCGGCTTCGGCCTTGGCCATGGGGGGCACGAAAGCGGCATTGCTCAGCACGGTGGCGGCATGGCTGGGGCCATAGACCTGCTCGAAGCGCTGTTGCATCAGGCGGCAGAGGAAGACGTGATGCAGGCGCGGCTGCGCGCCCACGACCCGCTTCATCAGCCCCTTGGCCTGATCGATATAGGCAAAGCTGTGGTGGTGAAGCAGCGTGGTCAGCCCCGCCAGCCGCGCGCAGATCACCAGTTGCAGCGTGTAGACCAGCCCCAGCCCGCCCTCACAGGCGATGTAGCACAGCGGGCGCGGTTCGGCGGTACGGGCGCGCAGCAGCTTGCCGCAAGCGGCCCATGTCGCCTTCAGCCGCCCGAGATGCTTGGCCACGCCGCCGCTGCCGCGCGGGGCGGCGATATCGATGGTCTGAACCGGGCCCAGCTCGCCCATCGCCTCGGTGACGCAATGGGTGATATGCGAGAAACCGCTGAAAGGCGGCGGAAACTGGCCGATGGCGATGATGGGCGTCTGGCTCATGGAACGGGCCTTTCGCGCAGCACCTGCGCCGGGGCGCCCGCCACGATCATCCCGGGCGGCACATCGCGGGTGACGGTGCTGGTGGCCGCCACGATCGCGCCGCGCCCCACGGTGACGCCGGGCGCCACAAAGCAGCCGGTCGCCACCCACGCCTCCGCCTCGATCACCACGGGGCGGGCGACCAGCGGGAAGGTGATGTCCTCGTAATCATGCGTGCCCGCGCAGATGTAGCTGCGCTGGGACACCACGGCATGCGCCCCCACCGTGATCGGCCCGAGGCTGTAGAGTTCGGCATCGTCGCCGATCCAGCAGTGGTCGCCCAGAGTCACCTTCCAAGGATAGGTCACCCGCGCGCTGGGGCGGATGATCACCCCCTGCCCCACCTTCGCCCCGAAGGCCGAGAGCAGGAAGCGCCGCCAGCCATACAGCGGCTGGGGCGAGAGGCGGAACAGCGTGGCCTGCACGATCTGCCACGCCAGCACCACCAGCCCGGAGCGCTCACGAAAGCCATCCTGCACGCGAAAGCGCGAGAGATCCTGATAGATCGGCTGCATGGGTCTTCCCCGCGCGGGGCCGTCAGGCCGGGACGCAATGATAGGCGAGATACCATGTGGCGAAGCGCTGCAGCCCATCCTCCAGCATCACCTGCGGGTGATAGCCGGTCAGCGCCTGCAGCTTGGAGATATCGGCATAGGTGGTGGTGACATCGCCGGGCTGCATCGGGCGCATGATCTTCTGCGCCTCATGCCCCAGCGCCTGTTCCAGCGCCTCGATCATCGCCATCAGGCCAACCGGGCGGCTGTCACCGATGTTGAGCACGCGATGGCTGCCGTCCTCGGGCGGATGATCCAGCGCGCCCAGAATGCCATCGACGATATCGTCGATGTAGGTGAAGTCGCGGGCCATCTTGCCCTCGCCATAGACCTCGATCGGCTGGCCGCTCAGGATCTTCTGGGTGAAGCTGAAATAGGCCATGTCGGGCCGGCCCCAGGGGCCATAGACGGTGAAGAAGCGCAGCCCCGTCTGCGGGAAGCCATAGAGCTTGGCGTAGCTTTCGCTCATCAGCTCGCAGGCGGCCTTGGTGGCGGCATAGAGCGAGACCGGCTTGTTGACCGGCTCATCCTCGGAAAAACCCACACCGCCCATCGGCCGGTCGCCATAGACCGAGCTGGACGAAGCATAGACCAGATGGAGGAAATCCGGCGCATGGCGGCTGGCTTCCAGCAGCGCCAGATGGCCCGCCAGATTGCTCTTCTCATAAGCGAAGGGGTTGGCGATGCTGTAACGCACGCCCGCCTGCGCCGCGAGATGGATGATGCGCCGCACGCCGCGTTCGCGCACCAGCGCGCCGACCGCCTCGGCATCGGAAACATCCATGCGGTGGAACTCGAAGTGGTTCTTGCCTTCGAAGGTCTTGAGCCGGGCATGCTTGAGCGCCGGATCGTAATAATCATTGATGTTGTCGATACCGATCACCACCTCGCCGCGCTCCAGCAGGCGGTGGCAAGTGGCATGGCCGATAAAACCGGCGGCGCCGGTCACGAGAATGGGACCCAGATCAGACATCACGATTTCTCCAGAATGGGTTGCCCGGCAGGCTTGGCCACGCCCTCGATCACGCTGTCACGCAGCGCCAGTTCGAAATCATGCAGGATGCGCGGCTTGCTCCAGCGCTCCTCGGCGCGGGCGCGGGCGGCCTGACCATACTCGCGGCGCAGCGCCTCATCACCCAGCAGCGTTTCCACCGCGGCGGCAAAGGCGGGCGCGTTTTCGGGCGGGACCACCAGGCCACAGCCCTGCACCTCTTTGGCCAGCCCCGTATGCGCCTCTGCGGTTGCCACCACCGGGCGCCCGGAGGCCAGCATGTTGGTCAGCTTGGAGGGCAGCACCAGATCCGCCGCGCCGCCGATCTGCGGCAGTAGATGCACCGTGGCCAGCCCCAGCATCTGCGACATCATCTCCATCGGCTGCAGATCGGGGAAGCGCACATTGGTCAGATCGCGCGCGGCCTCCACCAGTGTCTCGCGCATCGCGCCATTGCCGCAGATGATGAAGGTGATGTCATCGCGGTGACGCAGCAGCCGCGCCACCTCGACAATGATCTCGATGCCCTGCTTGTTGCCGATGTTGCCCGAATAGAGCGCCACATAGGGCGTCTTGATGTCCCAGATCTCGCGATAGGAGGAGGGGGTGTCGAGCGGGCGGACATGATCGATGTTGGCCCAGTTGCGAAACTCCACCACGCGGGCCGAAGGCACATTGGCGCGGCGCAGTTTGGCGCACATCTGGGGCGAGATGGTGCTGATGCGCGTGGCCTTCAGGCTCCAGCGCTCGAACGCGCGGGCGGCGCTGGCCAGCAGGCCGCCATCCTTGAGCAGGCCGGTGGCAAAGGCGGCCTCCACCTCGAAATCCTGAATATGCAGCCACAATTTGGCGCGCGTCAGGAAAGAGGCCGCCCGCGCCACCACCGTCGAAATCAGCGAGGGGGCGATGCAGATCACCATATCGGGCCTGGCCCGCCAGGCCTCACGAGCCATCACCGGGCCCGCGCTGGCGGCAAAGGAGATATGATGCAGCAGGCGGCGCAGACCATTGGGCTTTTCCGGCACATAGATCGGCACGCGGTTGACCCGCACGCCGTTTTCCGCCGAGGTCAGCACGCCGCGCGCGCGATGGTCCTCATGCAGGCGCCAATGCGGATAATAGGCCTTGCCGCAGACCACCGAGACCTGATGCCCCGCCTGCGCCAGAAATTCCGCCATGCCAGTGGTATAGGGCCCGATCCCCACCGGTTCGGGAGCATAGTTCAGGCCAAGGATCAGAATCTTCATGGCTTAAACCACCCTTGCCGCGGCCGGTCTTTTGCAACGCATATATGCTTGCTTTCCGATGCGCAGAACCCGGCCATCAATGACGTAAATCCGCATAATTTTCGAGGAACCACCGGTAGGTCTCGGCCAGACCGGTCGGCAGGTCGATGCTGGCGCGCCAGCCCATATCGCCCAGCCGCGAAACATCCATCAGCTTGCGCATCGTGCCGTCCGGCTTGGAGGCATCCTGCGTGATGCGGCCCTGATAGCCCGTCACATCCGCCACCATCTGTGCCAGTTCGGCGATCGAGACATCGCTGCCTGTACCGACATTGATATGGCTGAGCATCGGCTGCGTGTTGGCCTGATAGTCGGCCAGCGGCAGATCGAGTACAAACAGCGAAGCCTCGGCCATATCGTCGACATGCAGGAATTCGCGACGTGGCTTGCCGCTGCCCCAGATCACCACCTCATCCAGCCCATCGCGCACCGCCTCATGAAAGCGGCGGATCAGGGCGGGCAGCACATGGCTGTTTTCCGGATGGAAATTGTCGCCCGGGCCATAGAGGTTGGTGGGCATCACACTGCGGTAATCGACGCCATACTGCCGGTTGTAGCTCTCGCACAGCTTGATGCCCGCGATCTTGGCCACGGCATAAGGCTCGTTGGTGGGCTCCAGAATGCCGGTCAGCAGCGCATCCTCGCGCATGGGCTGAGGCACCTCACGCGGATAGATACAGGAAGAGCCAAGCTGCAGCAGCTTGCCCACACCGGCGGCATAGGCCTGATGGATGACATTGCATTCCATCATCAGATTTTCATAGATGAACTGCGCCGGATAGGTGTTGTTGGCGTGAATGCCCCCCACCTTGGCCGCCGCCAGCACCACCGCATCGGGCTTCTCGCTCTGGAAGAAGGCGCGCACGGCGGTCTGGTCGGTCAGGTCCAGCTCGGCATGGGTGCGGGTGAGAACCTCCACCCCGCGCGCGACCAGCTTGCGGGTGATCGCCCCGCCCACCATGCCGCGATGACCTGCCACATAGATCCGCATCGCCTCAGCCTTCGACCGAAACCGGGATTTCGAGCCCATGCGCCTTGAGCAGCGCGTGGCGCTTGGCATCCTTGAGGTCCGACGCCACCATTTCCTCGCACATTTCCTGAACGGTGATTTCCGGCACCCAGCCCAGACGCTCCTTGGCGCGGGTGGGGTCGCCCAGCAGCGTGTCGACCTCGGCGGGGCGGAAATAGCGCGGATCGATCCGCACGATCACATCGCCCGCCTTCACCGCCGGAGCATCGTCACCCACGACCGCATCGACAATGCCGACCTCATCCACGCCCGTGCCCTGGAAGCGCAGGGTGATGCCCAGATGCGCCGCCGACCAGGTGATGAACTCCCGCACCGAATACTGAACGCCGGTGGCGATCACGAAATCCTCGGCATGGTCCTGCTGCAGCATCATCCACTGCATGCGGACATAGTCCTTGGCATGGCCCCAATCGCGCAGGGAATCGATGTTGCCCATGAACAGGCAGGGCTCCAGCCCCTGAGCGATGTTGGCCAGACCGCGCGTGATCTTGCGCGTCACGAAGGTCTCGCCACGGCGCGGACTCTCATGGTTGAACAGCACGCCGTTGCAGGCATAGATGCCATAGGACTCGCGGTAATTCACCGTGATCCAGTAGCCATAGAGCTTGGCCACCGCATAGGGCGAGCGCGGATAGAACGGCGTGGTCTCACGCTGCGGAATTTCCTGCACCAGACCATAGAGTTCCGAGGTGGAGGCCTGATAGAAGCGGGTCTTCTGCTCCAGCCCCAGAAAGCGGATGGATTCGAGCAGGCGCAGCGTGCCGATGCCATCGACATCGGCGGTGTATTCGGGCGCCTCGAAGCTGACGGCCACATGGCTCTGCGCGCCGAGGTTGTAGACCTCATCCGGCTCGATCTCGCGCATGATGCGCGTCAGGTTCGAGGTGTCCGACAGGTCGCCGTAATGCAGCTTCAGATTGGGCTGATTGTCATGCGGGTCCTGATAGATGTGGTCGATGCGCTGCGTGTTGAACAGCGAGGCGCGGCGCTTGATGCCATGCACCTCATAGCCCTTGGCCAGCAGAAATTCCGCCAGATAGGACCCGTCCTGACCCGTGATGCCGGTAATCAGCGCCTTTTTGCGTTCGGCCACATGCCACTCCATTTGTCCGTGAAGCCGGCGCGGGGCGCCGACCTCCATTGCAACGGTTTTGCGCAAGCGCCCGCCCGGTCAGGGGCGGCCGATGCTGCTGTAATCAATGCCCTGAGCGCGCACGTCCTCGGGCGGGTAGATGTTGCGCAGATCGATCAGCACCGGCGAGCGGGCCAGAGCCTTGAGCCGGTCGAGATCGAGCGCGCGGAACGCATCCCATTCGGTGACGATCACCACGGCATCAGCGCCCTCGATCGCCTCATAGACGCCCACCTTCATGGCGACGCCCGGCATCAACGGCGCGGCGGCCTCCATGCCCTCGGGATCATAGGCGGCCACCGTGACACCGGCGTCGGTCAGCGTCTGGGCGATGGCGATGGCGGGGGCATCGCGCATATCGTCGGTGTTGGGCTTGAAGGTCAGGCCCAGCAGGGCGACATGCTTGCCGCGCGCCTGGGCCCCGCCGCCCAGCGCCTCGATCACCTTGCGGCCCATGGCGCGCTTGCGGCTTTCATTCACCTTGACCACCGCCTCGACGATGCGCGTCGGGCTGTCATAGTCCTCGGCGGTCTTGAGCAGGGCCAGCGTGTCCTTGGGGAAGCAGCTGCCGCCGTAACCGGGGCCGGCATGCAGGAATTTTGAACCGATACGGTTATCCATTCCGATGCCGCGGGCAACGTCCTGAACATTTCCGCCGACCTTCTCGCACAGGTCGGCGATTTCGTTGATGAAGGTGATCTTCACGGCCAGAAAAGCGTTGGCCGCATACTTGATCATCTCGGACGAACGACGGCTGGTGAAGAGGATCGGCGACTGGTTGAGGAAGAGCGGGCGGTACACCTCGCGCATCACCGATTGCGTCCAGTCATCCTCGGCGCCGACGACGATGCGGTCGGGCCGTTTGAAGTCGCCGATGGCGGCGCCTTCCCGCAGAAATTCGGGGTTTGAGGCCACGGTGAAGCGCACCTGCGTGCCGGTGTCAGCGATGATCCGCTCCACCTCATCACCGGTGCCGACAGGCACAGTGGACTTGGTGACGATCACCGCAGGCGTCTTGAGATTCTGCCCCACTTCACGCGCCACGGCATGGACATAGGAGAGGTCCGCATGGCCATCACCGCGCCGGCTGGGGGTGCCCACGGCGATGAAAATCGCCTGCGCATCCTCGATCCCGCTGGGCAGATCGGTGGTGAAAGAGAGGCGGCCCGCACGCACATTGCCGGAGACCAGTTCGGCAAGACCGGGCTCATAGATCGGCATGATGCCACGGTTCAAATGATCGA includes the following:
- a CDS encoding glycosyltransferase is translated as MSRPSSAAGPLRLCFVIPAFSDGGAQKQCIFLLNQLRHDVGLDITLVHFHGGVHEDLLQRDGLRVIHMPVRSNYDPRNILALRRIVKQIDAQIMMTWLHGADVIGFFTRRLSPRLRWIMAERDSSYPADPRYILRRMLGRHAEDVIANSAKGADYWRQAGAGGALHVVSNIVDARIGAVAPGRPRRIVTIGRLEPQKNARTVVEAFILLAGRHPDLEFAVIGGGSEAESLQALVREKGLQDRIAFLGFRKDVIDQIHASGLVVSMSHHEGLPNVMLESVGAHRLVVASDIPEHRELLGGDYPYLVADRDNPQAVAEGIEAAMAQMEDTAPLAHAHERLRAMTPEAVAEAYRRIFTSGKA
- a CDS encoding acyltransferase; translated protein: MSLFSQIQAAIQKRLAPEAYARKLGVRMGQGCRLINVDFSTEPYLITMGDRVSATKVRFETHDGGVWVLRPGYPQVDIIKPITIGSNVFIGYGAIILPGVTIGDNVVIGAGSIVSRDIPSNSVAVGIPARVIKSLDAYREGALQSAEDTKSLDEAAKRDYYLRKYGHPA
- a CDS encoding O-antigen ligase family protein; the protein is MADGNPTMGSEAGTHALRRAAAVAQAAEARAAQAELTADGRPVVARPVGRGNIIGFIVLMANFCALYGALGVLGHAPSLMVVSAAFGLLSILYVALNPRIAVTVLGDFSAWGTLLVGYIAPLLYLAILLAARQIKMPQLGYWIAFNLSFSAIFLNAVIFGYVLDSRRITWFYYLAALVIAGEFVSNATNYQFTMLVLDFSASVISKSLTLDRFMGFFGIFNTAAYAVFLAVFVVAVQARRVTLPFLIFNLIAAYLIFLTQSRTSLIMMALVLGWVALRALANRPAYIRIAMVLLPLLLAAGAAALVVKSHSLSSGSNAMMDRFTGLLAAVFADGSHADESSQLRVRAISQFMTLISERPFTGYGLDVIGELVSRGDLVAVSQNSWIEWGTEFGVTYPVLVAISLLVIYIRESRASVLIRLQGLQGDNLRFFIVTMVISSLSIMDFYQIRPFTVAFGMLIGQFIRNRKLSQMEAEVDRMTPMPMAAPLPVPPRIPRRPLPATPIPRATPQGPAS
- a CDS encoding oligosaccharide flippase family protein; amino-acid sequence: MPRLSNTKLNAITLYANFIVLALVGLVANPLLVRFIGSQQFGIWRSCLRILDLTSVADGRATQALKWILAHRALQDDTEAKQREVGAAIAIWMIWLPFLLTGVAIAIFALPHLIKDVPPQLYGTARMAAGLLAMNVVLTALLGIPDSVLAGTNQGFRSYVVTTTFLVLSNAAMVLAGAAGMGIVGLGAATLGGSLLTGIVALAVARRYVSWWGVRRPSRADVKRVFGFSNWTMVWSLVQMFMLSSEVLLIGYLVGPDAVTRYTFTSYVTQFAISICLMTGSAVTPRLGAMVGAGQQAEAAQLYAATRQALLAIASVAAAGLILCNAAFVSVWAGSRFFLGPETNIAMVLVMVQLALVRFDAQIQDVGLKIAGKVITGSVAAALSVGLAALFYLLTHAIAAIFIGLVVGRLPLNVLFPRQVRQLIPEARVDLRGMAGMLAIVAASYALSRWWQPAGWGGLLLSAVAALALSVTVSLLVILSPQTRAQVLAMARRRI
- a CDS encoding glycosyltransferase family 4 protein, whose amino-acid sequence is MSQTPIIAIGQFPPPFSGFSHITHCVTEAMGELGPVQTIDIAAPRGSGGVAKHLGRLKATWAACGKLLRARTAEPRPLCYIACEGGLGLVYTLQLVICARLAGLTTLLHHHSFAYIDQAKGLMKRVVGAQPRLHHVFLCRLMQQRFEQVYGPSHAATVLSNAAFVPPMAKAEAEREQPVLGHLSNLTREKGLYLFLDLLRATPDLRGVLAGPIALAEDKAAVEQAVADLQGRLDYRGALYGAEKDRFYRDIDIFIFPTRYVNEAQPTVLFEAQAAGCRFASYDRGCIANQRLSDDLIVPQDQDFVAAVTVWINTLPEGDTRAARLARYGVRHEAARAVIPSLLTAPPLAQSAPCPA
- a CDS encoding putative colanic acid biosynthesis acetyltransferase gives rise to the protein MQPIYQDLSRFRVQDGFRERSGLVVLAWQIVQATLFRLSPQPLYGWRRFLLSAFGAKVGQGVIIRPSARVTYPWKVTLGDHCWIGDDAELYSLGPITVGAHAVVSQRSYICAGTHDYEDITFPLVARPVVIEAEAWVATGCFVAPGVTVGRGAIVAATSTVTRDVPPGMIVAGAPAQVLRERPVP
- a CDS encoding SDR family NAD(P)-dependent oxidoreductase, producing MSDLGPILVTGAAGFIGHATCHRLLERGEVVIGIDNINDYYDPALKHARLKTFEGKNHFEFHRMDVSDAEAVGALVRERGVRRIIHLAAQAGVRYSIANPFAYEKSNLAGHLALLEASRHAPDFLHLVYASSSSVYGDRPMGGVGFSEDEPVNKPVSLYAATKAACELMSESYAKLYGFPQTGLRFFTVYGPWGRPDMAYFSFTQKILSGQPIEVYGEGKMARDFTYIDDIVDGILGALDHPPEDGSHRVLNIGDSRPVGLMAMIEALEQALGHEAQKIMRPMQPGDVTTTYADISKLQALTGYHPQVMLEDGLQRFATWYLAYHCVPA
- a CDS encoding WcaI family glycosyltransferase encodes the protein MKILILGLNYAPEPVGIGPYTTGMAEFLAQAGHQVSVVCGKAYYPHWRLHEDHRARGVLTSAENGVRVNRVPIYVPEKPNGLRRLLHHISFAASAGPVMAREAWRARPDMVICIAPSLISTVVARAASFLTRAKLWLHIQDFEVEAAFATGLLKDGGLLASAARAFERWSLKATRISTISPQMCAKLRRANVPSARVVEFRNWANIDHVRPLDTPSSYREIWDIKTPYVALYSGNIGNKQGIEIIVEVARLLRHRDDITFIICGNGAMRETLVEAARDLTNVRFPDLQPMEMMSQMLGLATVHLLPQIGGAADLVLPSKLTNMLASGRPVVATAEAHTGLAKEVQGCGLVVPPENAPAFAAAVETLLGDEALRREYGQAARARAEERWSKPRILHDFELALRDSVIEGVAKPAGQPILEKS
- the fcl gene encoding GDP-L-fucose synthase encodes the protein MRIYVAGHRGMVGGAITRKLVARGVEVLTRTHAELDLTDQTAVRAFFQSEKPDAVVLAAAKVGGIHANNTYPAQFIYENLMMECNVIHQAYAAGVGKLLQLGSSCIYPREVPQPMREDALLTGILEPTNEPYAVAKIAGIKLCESYNRQYGVDYRSVMPTNLYGPGDNFHPENSHVLPALIRRFHEAVRDGLDEVVIWGSGKPRREFLHVDDMAEASLFVLDLPLADYQANTQPMLSHINVGTGSDVSIAELAQMVADVTGYQGRITQDASKPDGTMRKLMDVSRLGDMGWRASIDLPTGLAETYRWFLENYADLRH